In Chitinophaga nivalis, a single genomic region encodes these proteins:
- a CDS encoding SusC/RagA family TonB-linked outer membrane protein codes for MKLTAILTLAISLHLSAKTYSQNITLSGKRLALYDVFNQISRQTGYEFVFDEKQLQSAGLVNIHVSNASLPEVLDKCLKNKPFSYSIVDKIIVIAPRPAPAATATARPVAVIQGTVTGATGQPLPNVSVQVKGTNRGTLTNEKGAFSLQAEPKEILVFSYLGYETKELPVGNNTTLQVVLTEANTQLGAVVVTALGIKRSEKSITYASQQLNGLELTKAKDPNLMNTLNGKVAGLSISSSASGIGGSAKVILRGNKSGLGNNQALYVIDGVPMNNTVTNQPTSAYGGSNAYDGGDPISNMNPEDIESISVLKGASAAALYGSQGANGVILITTKSGKSGRTQINFSSGLNISQAAYKPDFQNNYGQTGAGKTQSWGPQLANGAADNLSSFYQTGQTWTNAISLSGGTEQMQTYFSYANTSAKGITPGNKLGRHNINFKETGHFLNNKLTAEADVNYMTQQIDNTPLTGLYYNPLTGLYLFPRGLDLQPYKNNFEAPDPARNFLPVQRWPFDEDIQQNPWWIINRNLNSLNRNRILLNASLKYELTPWLNIQGRGSIDRINDRYEQKNYAGTNKVLVPANGSYLYNNGTITQQYGDLLANFNLPVNKDIRITGLVGGSIRDVKTTGEKFGSSQDGLKYANIFTVQNITEVNGRNSGTLQEMHEQYQSVFASANISFKDWAFLDLTGRNDWASNLAYTPNKSFFYPSVGLNFILSQIVHFPTAVSFAKVRGSYAIVGNAPLAYQTNPAENTIGAGGAGNIDINKTAPFRELQPEKTKSLEVGTEWRFFDNRLSADVTYYKTNTRNQTMKIDASAASFFESFYINAGNIQNQGVEAIIRYEVLRHSKLKWNTALNYSVNDNRIVELAPNVKSFTISGASGANYVSRFAAGGSFGDIYGTVLQRDAQGRIMIDDKGNPIKQGGDQVYVGNANTKWQLGWNNNLAFDNFTLSFLIDGKFGGQVMSITQSMMDQYGVSKASGEARNAGGVKINGVDPLGNPVTSVDAAKWYGTIGGREAVSGEYIYSATTVRLREVALGYTIPIKNTVVKTLKLSLTGRNLLYFSKKAPFDPEQTMSTANGLSGVDIFMLPATRSYGLTLNASF; via the coding sequence ATGAAATTAACTGCCATCCTGACTTTGGCTATCTCCCTACACCTGAGCGCCAAAACGTATTCCCAGAACATTACCCTTTCCGGTAAACGCCTGGCATTATATGATGTATTTAATCAGATCAGCCGCCAGACCGGTTATGAATTTGTATTTGATGAAAAACAACTGCAAAGCGCCGGCCTCGTAAACATCCATGTCTCCAATGCTTCGCTGCCCGAAGTACTGGACAAATGCCTGAAAAATAAACCTTTCAGCTACAGCATCGTCGATAAGATCATCGTCATTGCACCCAGGCCTGCCCCGGCAGCAACTGCCACCGCCCGCCCCGTAGCCGTTATCCAGGGCACTGTTACCGGCGCTACCGGGCAACCGCTCCCGAATGTAAGCGTACAGGTAAAAGGTACCAACAGAGGTACCCTCACCAATGAAAAAGGCGCCTTCTCCCTGCAGGCAGAACCCAAAGAAATATTGGTGTTCAGCTACCTTGGCTACGAAACCAAAGAACTCCCCGTGGGCAATAACACCACCCTGCAGGTAGTACTAACAGAAGCCAACACCCAGCTGGGCGCAGTAGTAGTCACCGCATTGGGTATCAAAAGATCGGAGAAGTCCATCACCTATGCTTCGCAGCAACTGAACGGACTGGAACTCACCAAAGCCAAAGATCCCAACCTGATGAATACCCTGAACGGTAAAGTAGCCGGGTTGTCTATCTCTTCCAGTGCATCCGGAATAGGCGGTTCTGCCAAGGTAATATTGCGCGGTAATAAATCCGGCCTCGGCAACAACCAGGCGCTGTATGTGATAGATGGAGTGCCCATGAACAATACCGTGACCAATCAGCCCACCAGTGCATATGGCGGCAGCAATGCCTACGATGGCGGCGATCCTATTTCCAATATGAACCCGGAAGACATCGAGAGCATATCTGTGCTGAAAGGTGCTTCCGCAGCTGCTTTATACGGTAGCCAGGGCGCCAACGGGGTGATTCTCATCACCACCAAAAGCGGTAAATCCGGACGTACGCAAATCAATTTTTCCTCCGGCCTGAATATCTCCCAGGCAGCCTATAAACCCGATTTTCAAAACAACTACGGCCAAACCGGCGCCGGCAAAACACAAAGCTGGGGCCCACAACTGGCCAATGGCGCCGCAGACAACCTGTCGTCTTTTTACCAGACCGGCCAGACCTGGACGAATGCCATCAGCTTATCCGGTGGTACAGAGCAAATGCAGACGTATTTCTCTTATGCCAATACTTCCGCCAAAGGCATTACACCCGGCAATAAACTCGGCCGCCACAATATCAACTTCAAGGAAACAGGGCATTTCCTCAATAATAAACTGACCGCGGAAGCAGATGTCAACTACATGACGCAGCAGATAGACAACACGCCGTTAACCGGCTTGTACTACAATCCGCTCACCGGCCTGTATCTCTTCCCCCGTGGCCTGGACCTGCAACCCTATAAAAATAATTTTGAAGCCCCGGACCCTGCCCGGAACTTCCTGCCGGTACAACGGTGGCCCTTCGATGAAGACATCCAGCAAAATCCGTGGTGGATCATCAACAGGAACCTCAACAGCCTTAACCGCAACCGTATATTACTCAACGCCAGCCTGAAATATGAACTGACTCCCTGGCTGAATATCCAGGGCCGTGGTAGCATCGACCGGATCAACGACAGATACGAACAAAAAAACTATGCCGGCACCAACAAAGTATTGGTACCCGCCAACGGTTCCTACCTGTACAACAACGGTACTATCACCCAGCAATACGGCGACCTGTTGGCCAACTTCAACCTGCCGGTGAATAAGGATATCCGCATCACAGGTCTGGTAGGCGGTAGCATCCGCGATGTAAAAACCACCGGTGAAAAATTCGGTTCCTCACAGGATGGGCTGAAATATGCCAACATCTTTACCGTACAGAACATCACCGAAGTAAACGGCCGCAACTCCGGTACGCTACAGGAAATGCACGAACAATACCAATCTGTATTTGCCAGTGCCAATATCTCCTTTAAAGACTGGGCATTCCTGGACCTCACCGGTCGTAACGACTGGGCTTCCAACCTGGCCTATACACCTAACAAATCCTTCTTCTATCCTTCCGTAGGGTTAAACTTTATCCTGAGCCAGATCGTACACTTCCCTACGGCTGTCAGCTTTGCTAAAGTCCGTGGTTCCTACGCGATCGTAGGCAATGCGCCGCTGGCCTATCAGACCAACCCGGCAGAAAACACCATTGGAGCAGGGGGCGCCGGCAATATCGATATCAACAAAACAGCGCCTTTCCGCGAACTGCAACCGGAAAAAACCAAATCACTGGAAGTAGGTACCGAATGGCGTTTCTTTGATAACCGCCTGAGTGCAGATGTTACCTATTACAAAACCAATACCCGTAACCAGACCATGAAGATTGATGCCAGCGCAGCTTCCTTCTTTGAGTCCTTTTATATCAATGCCGGTAATATCCAGAACCAGGGCGTAGAAGCCATTATCCGCTATGAGGTATTACGCCATAGCAAACTAAAATGGAATACTGCATTGAACTATTCCGTTAACGACAACCGCATTGTGGAACTGGCGCCGAATGTAAAAAGCTTCACCATCAGCGGTGCTTCCGGCGCCAACTATGTATCGCGGTTTGCAGCAGGTGGTTCCTTCGGCGACATCTATGGTACCGTTTTACAACGGGATGCACAGGGCCGCATCATGATCGACGACAAAGGCAATCCCATCAAACAAGGCGGCGACCAGGTATATGTTGGCAACGCCAATACCAAATGGCAACTGGGCTGGAACAACAACCTGGCTTTTGACAATTTCACGCTTTCTTTCCTGATTGATGGCAAATTTGGTGGCCAGGTGATGTCTATCACCCAATCCATGATGGATCAATACGGCGTTTCAAAAGCCAGCGGCGAAGCCCGTAATGCAGGCGGCGTAAAAATAAACGGTGTAGATCCGCTCGGTAATCCGGTGACCTCCGTTGACGCAGCCAAATGGTATGGTACCATAGGCGGACGTGAAGCCGTATCCGGAGAATATATTTATAGTGCAACTACTGTGCGCCTCCGTGAAGTAGCTTTGGGTTATACCATTCCGATAAAAAACACGGTCGTTAAAACACTGAAGCTTTCCCTGACAGGACGGAACCTGCTTTACTTCTCTAAAAAAGCACCGTTTGATCCGGAACAAACCATGTCAACCGCCAACGGCCTTTCCGGTGTGGACATCTTTATGTTGCCTGCCACCCGTAGCTATGGCCTGACCCTGAATGCTTCTTTTTAA
- a CDS encoding RagB/SusD family nutrient uptake outer membrane protein produces the protein MNHYIKKMLPNKCRVYVAVAALLIGAASCTKNFERYNTDNTGVSNADLKADFNDLGAYLKTAQMAIYNFSGGGDPNSFQVQQNLNADCFSGYMMSATPFNGGRNNLNYFMMTGWNGEAFKVGYLNIMAPLDKLRRNGIDQSFPAVWAVAQIIKVTGMSRVTDIYGPIPYSKAGSSKADIPYDSQEDIYKRFFLELDSANTSLRAQISNGTKLPFDFSQFDLVYNGDFNKWLQFSNSLRLRLAMHISKADRATAKLQAEKAVNPANGGVITENSGNMNVKVTGNGLTNPLVFLAKNWNDISINASLQCYLTGYHDPRTPKYLDKSTDTSFPAQYIGIRIGSITGSNAKDDYKGYSSINYKGGTFTLNTPVQLMTAAEVYFLRAEAALNGWNAGGAVQQLYERGINISLEQWGVPDAAYATNSTFKPDAYVDPKRPANNASAPSDITIRWEDGAAEAKQRERIMTQKWLAMFPEGQEAWTEFRRTGYPRLFPVVNNNSGTTISTNIQIRRLPFPQNEYNTNATEVNNAIKLLGGADNAGTRLWWDRE, from the coding sequence ATGAACCACTACATAAAAAAGATGCTTCCCAATAAATGTCGTGTATACGTTGCCGTTGCGGCGTTATTGATAGGCGCTGCTTCCTGCACCAAAAACTTTGAACGATATAATACCGACAATACCGGCGTATCCAATGCCGACCTGAAAGCAGATTTCAATGACCTGGGCGCCTACCTGAAAACCGCCCAGATGGCGATCTACAACTTCTCCGGCGGGGGCGATCCCAACTCCTTTCAGGTACAGCAGAACCTGAATGCAGATTGTTTTTCCGGTTATATGATGTCTGCCACTCCCTTTAACGGCGGCAGAAACAACCTGAACTACTTTATGATGACCGGCTGGAACGGAGAAGCCTTTAAAGTAGGTTACCTCAATATCATGGCGCCCCTGGATAAACTGCGCAGAAACGGGATTGATCAATCCTTCCCTGCGGTATGGGCAGTAGCACAGATCATCAAAGTCACCGGCATGAGCCGCGTTACAGACATCTATGGCCCCATCCCCTACAGCAAAGCCGGCAGCAGCAAAGCAGACATTCCATACGACAGTCAGGAAGATATCTACAAACGTTTCTTCCTGGAACTGGATTCTGCCAATACCAGTCTCCGGGCACAGATCAGCAACGGTACCAAATTACCGTTCGACTTCTCCCAGTTCGATCTTGTCTACAACGGCGACTTCAACAAATGGCTGCAGTTCTCCAACTCCCTGCGCTTACGCCTGGCCATGCACATCTCCAAAGCAGATCGTGCTACCGCAAAGCTGCAGGCGGAAAAAGCGGTCAACCCTGCCAATGGTGGCGTGATCACAGAAAACAGCGGCAACATGAACGTGAAAGTAACCGGCAACGGACTGACCAATCCTTTGGTATTCCTTGCCAAAAACTGGAACGATATCAGCATCAACGCATCGCTGCAATGCTACCTGACCGGCTATCATGATCCGCGTACCCCGAAGTACCTGGATAAATCCACCGATACCAGTTTTCCTGCACAGTATATTGGTATCCGTATTGGCAGTATTACCGGTTCCAATGCCAAAGATGATTATAAAGGTTATTCCAGCATCAACTACAAAGGAGGCACCTTTACCCTCAATACACCCGTGCAGCTCATGACCGCCGCCGAAGTATACTTCCTGCGGGCGGAAGCAGCCCTGAATGGCTGGAATGCAGGCGGCGCGGTACAACAGTTATATGAGCGGGGTATCAATATCTCCCTGGAACAATGGGGCGTACCGGATGCTGCGTATGCCACCAACAGCACCTTTAAACCGGATGCATATGTAGATCCCAAAAGACCTGCCAACAATGCATCCGCACCATCCGACATTACCATCAGATGGGAAGACGGCGCCGCCGAAGCTAAACAGCGGGAACGCATCATGACCCAGAAGTGGCTGGCCATGTTCCCGGAAGGACAGGAAGCCTGGACAGAATTCCGCCGCACCGGCTATCCCAGACTGTTTCCGGTGGTCAACAACAACAGCGGCACTACCATTAGTACTAACATACAAATAAGAAGATTACCCTTTCCACAGAATGAATATAATACCAACGCCACGGAAGTAAACAACGCTATTAAATTATTGGGAGGAGCAGACAATGCCGGCACCAGACTCTGGTGGGACAGGGAGTAA
- a CDS encoding endo-beta-N-acetylglucosaminidase H: MNPTFHFLRSTAAMLTTGAALLFATSCQKESNNPNNETAGTERNNAHVESVTKSGGKSVCYVEVNSNSLANTGKYTLTTGGQQLFDIAIIFAANINYNTTTKKAVLSNNPNVTSVLVNRATQIVPLQNKGMKVLLSILGNHQGAGFCNFTSRAAAKAFAQQLSDTVTYYGLDGIDFDDEYAEYGVNNTPQPNDSSFVILVDELRKLMPTKIISFYYYGPAASRLSWGGKRVGDMVDYSWNAIYGSYSVPNVAGLPKSKLAPAAVDIQSTSQSTANSLATQTKNNGYGVYLWYNLTSTDKHVYFSGVSNILYGSSVTYTP, translated from the coding sequence ATGAACCCAACATTCCATTTCCTGCGGTCCACGGCCGCCATGTTAACAACAGGAGCTGCTTTGCTGTTTGCAACCTCCTGCCAGAAAGAATCCAACAACCCCAACAATGAAACCGCCGGCACGGAACGCAACAATGCCCACGTAGAAAGCGTTACCAAAAGCGGCGGCAAATCTGTCTGCTATGTAGAAGTAAACAGCAACAGTCTGGCCAACACCGGTAAGTATACCCTTACCACCGGCGGCCAGCAGCTGTTTGATATTGCCATCATCTTTGCGGCCAATATCAACTACAATACCACTACTAAAAAAGCAGTGTTATCCAACAACCCGAATGTAACCAGTGTACTGGTGAACAGAGCCACCCAGATTGTACCCCTGCAAAACAAGGGTATGAAGGTGTTGCTGTCTATTCTCGGCAACCACCAGGGCGCCGGCTTCTGTAACTTCACCAGCCGCGCAGCTGCCAAAGCTTTCGCCCAACAGCTGAGTGACACGGTTACTTACTATGGCCTGGATGGTATCGACTTTGATGATGAATATGCGGAATATGGCGTGAACAACACGCCCCAGCCCAACGACAGTTCGTTTGTGATACTGGTAGATGAACTCCGTAAACTGATGCCCACCAAAATCATCTCTTTCTACTACTATGGTCCTGCCGCTTCCCGGTTATCCTGGGGTGGCAAACGGGTAGGCGATATGGTGGATTACAGCTGGAATGCGATATATGGTTCTTATTCCGTACCCAATGTAGCAGGCCTGCCTAAAAGCAAACTGGCGCCGGCAGCAGTGGATATCCAAAGTACCAGTCAGAGTACAGCCAATTCCCTCGCTACCCAAACCAAAAACAATGGTTATGGCGTTTACCTGTGGTACAACCTCACCAGTACAGATAAACACGTCTACTTCTCCGGCGTGTCCAATATCCTGTATGGCAGCAGTGTAACCTACACGCCCTGA
- a CDS encoding TonB dependent receptor: MKKYGLLLIATIGMLTQALAQQPVTVGGVVTSTDNTPLQGATVLLRQPADSQLVKGVTTDPAGRFHLDQIRPGTYLLQVSFITYKTVYRQLLLPPPQSAHPLLKITLSPADTRLKGVTVEARKPVVTNNSEKQTLNIEQSAVAKTRNAFELLKNLPGVVVNKDGDVSIRGKKGVTVMIDGETVTMSAQQLKNLLKATPGSALQSMEVYNNPPASMDGAGNAGVINIVFKNRKAAGFSGSVSAAGGWGSYGKTDQSILLGYGTSKWNYSLNYAHSYDRTWFRDSSYRTYTGEHQEPLQMNQSQYSPEKIRSHLVKLGIDHYLDSKNTLSLNLSFTDSKDNFTGYGSSRYYANPLVLDTLTHQTNTSYSNQREINATLRFKRKINEGSGLTASIHTAQQRLRSGDDFRIHSIYRQWPAGYQQYRNAYPGDVQQYIARTDYYRALPFPGKFETGFKSSFTKLDNRQQWDDLREDKWLTNTVKSNRFRYQEQIHAVYGIVSSKGKKWELSAGLRAEYTILRGDTASYKSLVKQDYLSLLPNVRVGYQVSDKYKVAFQYNRRIERPDYQQLNPAIRYLDPLTIETGNPDLKAQLSHNFEVNQQFLQFIDLAVGYNLASRPLLFSIVQKPGSPYTQLVTQNAENQHTGYASLSFPIPVFKWWENYQSVNVSTSRYQVAAGALLENERATSIGFSSNNTFLLPHQISLELNGWYQGGGLYGNVRFRPIAEINAGISKKLCNDRLNVGVAVSDIFFTNKFRTSVNTPESSNLSFITYESRVVKFTVNWQFGRKKAKTETTTDEDAEQEEKGLPQGKSLRKRD, translated from the coding sequence ATGAAAAAGTATGGGTTACTACTCATCGCAACGATAGGAATGCTGACGCAGGCACTCGCCCAACAACCGGTTACCGTGGGTGGCGTAGTGACCAGCACCGATAATACACCTTTGCAGGGAGCCACGGTATTGCTGCGGCAACCTGCCGATTCACAACTGGTAAAAGGCGTTACCACAGATCCGGCCGGCCGTTTCCACCTGGATCAGATCCGGCCGGGTACTTACCTGCTCCAGGTATCTTTTATTACTTATAAAACAGTATATCGTCAGCTGTTGCTGCCTCCGCCACAGTCGGCGCATCCTTTGCTGAAAATAACGCTTTCTCCGGCAGATACCCGGTTGAAAGGCGTGACCGTGGAAGCCCGGAAACCAGTGGTCACCAACAATAGCGAAAAACAAACACTCAACATAGAACAAAGCGCCGTGGCTAAGACCCGGAATGCTTTTGAACTGCTGAAAAACCTGCCGGGTGTGGTTGTCAATAAAGATGGGGATGTAAGTATCAGGGGGAAAAAGGGCGTAACAGTCATGATCGACGGCGAAACAGTTACCATGAGCGCCCAACAGCTGAAAAACCTCCTGAAAGCAACTCCCGGAAGTGCTTTGCAGTCGATGGAAGTGTATAACAATCCTCCTGCAAGTATGGATGGCGCCGGGAATGCAGGCGTTATCAACATCGTATTCAAGAACAGGAAAGCGGCAGGTTTCAGCGGTTCCGTATCAGCAGCCGGCGGATGGGGTAGTTACGGTAAAACAGACCAGAGTATATTGCTGGGGTATGGTACCAGTAAGTGGAATTACTCGTTGAACTATGCCCATAGTTATGACCGTACCTGGTTCCGCGACAGCAGCTACCGTACCTATACCGGCGAACATCAGGAACCGTTGCAGATGAATCAGTCGCAATACTCTCCGGAAAAGATCCGCTCTCACCTGGTGAAGCTGGGTATTGATCATTACCTGGACAGCAAAAATACGCTGAGCCTCAACCTGTCGTTTACCGACAGTAAAGATAACTTTACGGGTTACGGCTCTTCGCGTTATTACGCCAATCCTTTGGTACTGGATACGCTTACGCATCAGACCAATACTTCGTATAGTAATCAACGTGAGATCAATGCTACGCTGCGCTTTAAACGGAAAATCAATGAAGGCAGCGGCCTGACAGCCAGTATTCACACTGCGCAGCAACGGCTCCGCTCCGGCGACGACTTCCGCATACATAGTATTTATCGGCAATGGCCGGCAGGGTATCAGCAATACCGCAACGCCTATCCCGGCGATGTACAACAGTATATAGCCAGAACGGATTACTATCGGGCATTACCTTTCCCGGGTAAGTTTGAAACCGGCTTCAAAAGTAGTTTTACCAAACTGGATAACCGCCAGCAGTGGGACGATTTGCGCGAAGATAAATGGCTGACCAATACCGTTAAAAGCAATCGTTTCCGCTACCAGGAACAAATTCATGCGGTCTATGGTATTGTTTCCAGCAAAGGGAAGAAGTGGGAGCTGTCTGCCGGGTTGAGAGCGGAGTACACCATTTTACGCGGAGATACGGCCAGTTACAAGTCGTTGGTAAAACAGGACTACCTGTCTTTGTTACCGAATGTTCGTGTAGGCTATCAGGTGAGTGACAAATACAAAGTAGCCTTTCAATACAACCGCCGGATTGAAAGACCGGACTATCAGCAGCTGAATCCGGCCATACGCTACCTGGACCCGCTGACGATTGAAACCGGTAACCCGGATCTGAAAGCGCAGTTGTCGCACAACTTTGAAGTGAATCAGCAGTTCCTGCAGTTTATAGACCTGGCAGTAGGGTACAATCTGGCGAGCCGTCCATTGCTGTTCAGTATCGTGCAAAAACCAGGCAGCCCTTATACGCAGCTGGTTACGCAGAATGCAGAAAATCAGCATACAGGATATGCTTCGTTGTCTTTCCCGATACCGGTTTTCAAATGGTGGGAGAACTACCAGAGTGTGAATGTGAGTACTTCCCGGTATCAGGTTGCTGCCGGCGCCCTGCTGGAAAATGAGCGGGCTACGAGTATCGGATTTTCTTCTAACAATACTTTCTTATTACCGCATCAGATCAGCCTGGAGTTAAACGGATGGTACCAGGGCGGGGGCTTATACGGGAACGTCCGTTTCCGGCCGATCGCGGAAATAAATGCAGGTATCAGTAAAAAGCTGTGTAATGACCGGTTGAATGTAGGTGTAGCAGTATCTGATATCTTTTTTACCAACAAATTTCGTACAAGTGTAAATACCCCTGAGAGTAGCAACCTTTCCTTTATCACGTATGAATCAAGGGTCGTGAAATTTACGGTCAACTGGCAGTTCGGCAGGAAGAAAGCTAAAACTGAAACAACAACAGACGAGGATGCCGAACAGGAAGAGAAAGGGTTGCCTCAAGGGAAGTCTTTACGAAAGAGAGACTAA
- a CDS encoding LytR/AlgR family response regulator transcription factor: protein MRVVIIEDEKLSATRLKNMLFEISPDIEVLAMIDTITDSVAWFREHSHPDVALMDIRLADGLSFDIMTQTKLACPVIFTTAYDEYAIRAFKVNSIDYLLKPIEKDDLQQALEKVGSLQSQADPNTVVQQLLEFFKQKDITYRTRFLLPFRDGYKTVLVEDIDFVYSSFRITHLVLKDGSQETVAQTMDDLEEQLNPANFFRANRQHLISIQSIGSIHNYFNGKLKITLKRDPERELLISKEKAPAFKQWLDR from the coding sequence ATGCGTGTTGTGATTATTGAAGACGAAAAACTCAGCGCTACCCGGTTGAAGAATATGCTGTTTGAAATATCTCCGGATATAGAAGTACTGGCCATGATAGATACCATCACCGACAGTGTGGCCTGGTTCCGGGAGCATAGCCATCCTGATGTGGCATTAATGGATATCAGGCTGGCAGATGGATTGTCTTTTGATATTATGACCCAAACAAAGCTGGCCTGTCCGGTTATCTTTACGACCGCCTATGATGAATACGCGATCCGGGCCTTCAAGGTAAACAGTATCGATTACCTGCTGAAGCCCATCGAAAAGGACGACCTGCAACAGGCACTGGAAAAGGTAGGCTCCCTGCAAAGTCAGGCCGATCCGAATACCGTAGTACAACAGTTGCTCGAATTTTTTAAACAGAAAGATATCACCTATCGCACCCGTTTTTTATTGCCCTTCCGGGATGGTTATAAAACAGTGTTGGTAGAAGATATCGATTTTGTTTACTCCTCGTTTAGAATTACCCATCTGGTATTGAAAGATGGCTCCCAGGAAACGGTAGCCCAAACCATGGACGACCTGGAAGAACAGTTAAACCCCGCCAATTTTTTCCGTGCCAACCGCCAGCATCTCATCAGTATACAAAGCATTGGCAGTATCCACAATTATTTCAATGGCAAGCTGAAAATAACGCTGAAACGCGATCCTGAAAGAGAGTTGCTGATCAGCAAAGAAAAAGCGCCTGCTTTTAAGCAATGGCTGGACCGTTGA